The Sediminispirochaeta smaragdinae DSM 11293 genome has a segment encoding these proteins:
- a CDS encoding RibD family protein: MEKLVTFDFPTDQVRLNLCYRDDERLKTIAASSSDAALPKVKAVYDELLFPPAPADRPYVMSSIVLSSDGKMAFADMPAGPVIAKNNFFDPNGALADFWILNALRAYSDAVILGARTLQTEANNTSHIFDPELAKERVNLLGKPIHPMNIVVSFDATDIPLRHLIFNIDPEEGFPIAIATGPAGASYLASCFPRKLREIGPFFNAVSVDKEAGAEAARLLASLSADEVPLFITGEGVRPDASALLKLLRLAGFHRLLIESPSYTSALMRQAMLDEFFINYSMVFAGGPITPNSGSPFGCEAHPHSRLLTLATHGPSFMYTRQRLSYGVNREVDLNSYKY; this comes from the coding sequence ATGGAGAAGTTGGTTACGTTTGATTTCCCGACGGACCAAGTCAGACTTAATCTTTGCTATCGGGATGACGAGAGGCTAAAGACTATAGCCGCATCTTCGTCGGACGCGGCCCTGCCGAAGGTAAAAGCCGTGTACGATGAACTGCTTTTTCCCCCCGCACCGGCGGATCGACCTTATGTTATGAGTTCTATCGTTCTCTCTTCCGATGGGAAGATGGCCTTTGCCGATATGCCGGCAGGACCGGTTATTGCCAAAAACAATTTTTTCGATCCAAACGGGGCTCTTGCCGATTTCTGGATACTGAATGCCTTACGGGCCTATAGTGACGCTGTTATCCTCGGTGCCCGAACCCTTCAGACGGAAGCCAACAACACCAGCCACATTTTTGATCCCGAGCTTGCGAAGGAGCGGGTAAACCTGCTGGGAAAACCGATTCATCCCATGAATATCGTTGTTTCCTTCGATGCCACCGATATTCCTCTTCGTCATTTGATTTTCAACATTGATCCGGAAGAGGGTTTTCCCATAGCCATTGCCACCGGTCCTGCCGGTGCCTCCTATCTTGCTTCCTGTTTTCCGAGAAAGCTTCGGGAGATAGGCCCCTTCTTTAATGCTGTTTCTGTCGATAAGGAGGCGGGAGCGGAGGCTGCCAGGCTCCTTGCCTCTCTTTCTGCCGATGAGGTTCCGCTTTTTATTACCGGAGAAGGGGTACGGCCTGACGCCTCCGCCCTATTGAAGCTGCTTCGACTTGCCGGATTCCATCGATTATTGATTGAATCCCCCAGTTACACCTCGGCTTTGATGCGGCAGGCAATGCTCGATGAATTTTTCATCAACTATTCAATGGTATTTGCCGGTGGGCCGATAACCCCGAACAGCGGCTCACCCTTCGGTTGCGAGGCCCACCCTCATTCAAGGCTCCTTACCCTGGCCACGCATGGGCCCTCTTTCATGTATACCCGACAGAGACTTTCTTACGGCGTGAATAGGGAAGTGGATCTGAACAGCTACAAGTACTAA
- a CDS encoding LacI family DNA-binding transcriptional regulator: MDVIQDGSEQRGTVTIKTVAKLAGVSISTVSRVLNNPESVTEDKRLRVNRAIEELRYVPNPVARALGSRKVGSIAIVVPTILNPLMNEAMRGIIEVLDEGCYDAIVFDSNEDFTREQTFYELLPHKMVEGAIFLASAGRELDFDALAEKMPVALISRPETPTKVDTFVSDERHGMRLLAEHLAALGHKEIGHIGGAFGNSSAMLRFDYFKDALDHLRLPWHPEYNTFCDWSIHGGYEAMLRLVKRTHRPSAIICSTDLIALGAMAGARELGIRIPEELSVTGFDNAPSSPFIYPSLTTLKYPNYRLGRLAARAVLRRLRLKDRRIIRKVIPLELIQRNSTTELHSI, translated from the coding sequence GTGGACGTCATACAGGATGGCAGTGAACAAAGGGGAACCGTCACAATCAAAACCGTTGCCAAATTGGCTGGGGTTTCAATTTCTACAGTAAGCAGGGTTCTGAATAACCCTGAAAGCGTAACCGAGGATAAACGTCTGAGGGTTAACCGTGCAATAGAGGAACTACGATACGTTCCAAATCCGGTTGCCAGGGCCCTGGGAAGCCGTAAGGTTGGTTCTATTGCCATTGTTGTTCCGACAATTCTCAACCCGTTAATGAACGAGGCGATGCGGGGCATCATCGAGGTCCTGGATGAAGGATGTTATGACGCCATCGTTTTTGATTCAAACGAGGACTTTACCAGGGAACAGACCTTTTATGAGCTCTTGCCCCATAAAATGGTGGAGGGAGCCATTTTCCTTGCTTCTGCAGGAAGAGAACTTGATTTCGATGCGCTTGCGGAAAAAATGCCGGTTGCATTGATCTCCCGTCCGGAAACCCCCACTAAGGTCGACACCTTTGTAAGCGATGAGCGGCACGGAATGCGCCTCTTGGCGGAACATCTTGCTGCTTTGGGCCATAAGGAGATCGGACATATAGGAGGCGCCTTCGGGAACAGTTCCGCCATGTTGCGCTTCGACTATTTTAAAGACGCTTTGGATCATCTGAGACTTCCCTGGCATCCCGAGTACAATACCTTTTGCGACTGGTCCATTCACGGCGGCTATGAGGCCATGCTGAGGCTGGTGAAAAGAACTCATCGTCCCTCGGCAATCATCTGCTCTACCGATCTCATCGCACTCGGAGCGATGGCAGGGGCCCGCGAGCTTGGAATACGAATTCCCGAAGAGCTATCGGTAACCGGTTTTGATAATGCACCAAGTAGCCCCTTTATCTATCCTTCGTTGACGACCCTAAAATATCCCAACTACCGGCTTGGTCGGCTTGCGGCCAGAGCCGTTCTTCGCCGCCTTCGCCTGAAGGATAGGCGAATTATTCGAAAAGTCATTCCTCTGGAGTTGATCCAGCGCAATTCTACAACCGAGTTGCATAGCATATAG
- a CDS encoding ABC transporter permease: MNRIKLSKKMPTVGVFYQKYGILFILVLEIIFFAIAHENFLTSTNLLSVGRQISFIGIASIGMTMVMITGGIDISVGSMLALAGVVSAKLLVDGGVPLPLAIILTLLVGTFFGLINGVTSEIMHVPPLISTLAMQTILKGIAFLITNALPVKGVSDSFKYLGQGYLWGWIPVPFLTMLLLFVVGWWFLEKSYFGRRIYVVGGNKEAARLSGIDTKKVIISTYALCGFFAALAGILMAGRLGSGQPSIGTNFPMDVLTATVLGGISVNGGKGSIVNVFFGAFIMGILSNGMIMLGLNEYWQWLVKGFVLLFAVSMSNLKSK, from the coding sequence ATGAATAGGATCAAATTATCGAAGAAGATGCCGACTGTAGGTGTTTTCTATCAAAAGTATGGCATCCTTTTTATATTAGTACTTGAGATTATCTTTTTTGCAATTGCTCACGAGAATTTTTTAACCAGTACGAATTTGCTTAGTGTAGGAAGGCAGATATCTTTTATTGGCATTGCATCAATCGGTATGACGATGGTTATGATAACTGGAGGCATTGATATTTCAGTAGGATCGATGCTTGCTTTGGCTGGTGTGGTGAGTGCTAAACTTTTAGTCGACGGAGGCGTGCCGCTTCCTCTTGCAATTATTCTAACCCTTCTGGTTGGAACGTTTTTCGGTTTGATTAATGGTGTTACATCGGAAATTATGCATGTCCCACCGCTTATTTCAACTTTGGCAATGCAAACTATTCTAAAGGGCATAGCTTTCTTAATTACAAATGCACTTCCGGTAAAAGGTGTCTCTGATTCCTTTAAATATCTGGGACAAGGATATTTGTGGGGATGGATACCTGTTCCTTTTCTTACCATGTTACTCTTATTTGTTGTCGGATGGTGGTTCCTTGAAAAGTCCTATTTTGGTAGAAGAATATATGTTGTCGGGGGCAATAAAGAAGCCGCAAGGCTCTCCGGAATTGATACAAAAAAAGTAATTATTTCGACATATGCATTGTGCGGCTTCTTTGCTGCATTGGCAGGGATTCTCATGGCTGGTCGTCTTGGTTCCGGGCAACCGTCCATCGGTACAAATTTCCCGATGGATGTTTTAACTGCTACTGTTTTGGGCGGGATTAGTGTAAACGGCGGTAAAGGAAGCATTGTCAATGTATTCTTTGGTGCATTTATTATGGGCATTCTCAGTAATGGTATGATCATGTTGGGTCTGAATGAATATTGGCAGTGGCTGGTTAAAGGCTTTGTACTACTTTTTGCTGTTTCGATGAGTAACCTAAAGAGCAAATAG
- a CDS encoding SDR family NAD(P)-dependent oxidoreductase, whose translation MKRFNGQLALITGAATGIGAACALRFAEEGANIVCVDLKEDENRLTVEACEKFGVKAVSIMGDVTDKTGAAEVTKKVLSQFDRIDILVCSAGLYTGAPLVDVSYEQWKRLLDINLTGTFLYNQAVAPVMMEQKSGSIINISSMAGKTSWPASAEYSASKSGVIGLTRSVAMELAPYGATCNALCPGNTLTAMVKSVAGVVGGRDGMTAQEWLDMRARDCPMQRLAEPWEMAGVVSFLASRDSRYLTGQSLSVDGGMVL comes from the coding sequence ATGAAACGTTTTAACGGACAACTTGCCCTGATTACCGGGGCGGCTACTGGTATAGGAGCGGCTTGTGCCCTTCGGTTTGCCGAGGAGGGGGCGAATATCGTCTGTGTTGATCTGAAAGAGGATGAGAATAGATTGACAGTCGAAGCCTGTGAGAAATTTGGCGTAAAGGCCGTAAGCATTATGGGGGATGTGACCGATAAAACGGGGGCGGCAGAGGTGACCAAGAAGGTCCTCTCGCAATTTGATAGAATTGATATCTTGGTATGTTCGGCCGGGCTCTACACCGGGGCGCCCCTGGTGGATGTTAGCTATGAACAGTGGAAACGCCTTCTCGATATAAATCTGACCGGTACCTTCCTGTATAACCAGGCGGTGGCTCCTGTTATGATGGAGCAGAAGTCCGGTTCGATTATCAACATTTCTTCGATGGCGGGAAAAACAAGCTGGCCTGCCTCTGCCGAGTATTCTGCAAGCAAAAGCGGGGTAATCGGTTTGACACGTTCCGTAGCAATGGAACTTGCCCCCTACGGTGCAACCTGCAATGCCCTTTGCCCGGGGAATACCTTAACTGCTATGGTTAAGTCGGTTGCCGGGGTGGTCGGAGGAAGGGATGGTATGACCGCACAGGAATGGCTCGATATGCGGGCTCGCGACTGCCCCATGCAGCGGCTTGCCGAACCTTGGGAAATGGCGGGAGTTGTATCGTTTTTGGCTTCCCGTGACAGCCGATACCTTACGGGACAATCCTTATCTGTGGACGGCGGCATGGTGCTGTAA
- a CDS encoding cupin domain-containing protein, giving the protein MFISHEDDVPVVELSGDQLKGVRKQVLIGPKEGWDDYVMRQFHLKAGGFTPRHSHGWLHINYITSGKGTLLLGEHEYPIKKGSIAYVSPGLEHQFRADQGSDVSFICIVPPEGDA; this is encoded by the coding sequence ATGTTTATATCGCATGAAGATGATGTCCCCGTGGTTGAACTTTCCGGAGATCAGTTAAAGGGTGTGAGAAAGCAGGTACTTATCGGACCTAAAGAAGGGTGGGATGATTATGTGATGCGGCAGTTCCACCTGAAAGCGGGTGGTTTTACTCCTCGCCATAGCCATGGCTGGCTCCATATAAACTATATCACCTCGGGCAAGGGAACACTGCTGCTTGGTGAACATGAATATCCGATAAAAAAGGGAAGCATCGCGTATGTTTCGCCCGGGCTCGAACACCAGTTTCGTGCGGATCAGGGGAGTGATGTTTCTTTTATCTGCATTGTTCCCCCGGAGGGCGATGCTTGA
- a CDS encoding PaaI family thioesterase, whose translation MEYKVTGKQENSRMCLVCGMQNPFGLKARFYSIEHGELVAVFSTGEEHQSYPGRLHGGIAASILDETIGRAIAVGAGGTVWGVTVDLTTRFRKPVPLGVELRAVGRITSDRGRLFEGSGELFLPDGTVAVEATGRYLKMSLEQITGEGLEDELDWRVISEVNDPESIALPDQNKS comes from the coding sequence ATGGAATACAAGGTAACAGGAAAACAGGAAAATTCGCGGATGTGTCTTGTCTGCGGTATGCAGAATCCTTTTGGGCTGAAAGCTAGATTCTACTCAATTGAGCATGGCGAGCTCGTAGCGGTCTTTAGCACGGGGGAGGAGCATCAGAGCTATCCCGGGCGGCTGCACGGGGGAATCGCCGCTTCCATCCTCGATGAGACCATTGGCAGGGCAATTGCCGTTGGTGCAGGGGGTACTGTGTGGGGGGTGACGGTTGACCTTACCACACGCTTTCGCAAGCCTGTCCCGCTTGGTGTCGAACTTCGTGCCGTCGGACGAATTACCAGTGATCGCGGCAGGCTTTTCGAGGGAAGTGGTGAACTCTTTCTTCCAGACGGAACTGTCGCCGTGGAGGCTACCGGGCGCTACTTGAAGATGAGTCTCGAGCAGATCACCGGCGAAGGGTTGGAGGATGAACTTGATTGGCGTGTTATTTCCGAGGTGAACGATCCCGAATCTATTGCATTGCCCGATCAAAATAAATCCTGA
- a CDS encoding gamma carbonic anhydrase family protein: MIYDYQGTYPDTGAGAFIAESADIAGAVTVGKDASIWFNVSIRADLAEIAIGDRSNIQDNAIVHVDKGKPVAIGSGVTIGHGAIIHSCTIGDDCLIGMGAIIMNGSVIGEESIVGAGALITEHKTFPARSLIIGSPAKAVRTLTEEEIEAIKENCREYVALAEKYHRKEREN; the protein is encoded by the coding sequence ATGATTTACGACTATCAAGGCACCTATCCGGATACCGGTGCAGGAGCTTTTATTGCGGAGAGTGCAGATATTGCCGGGGCCGTTACCGTGGGAAAAGACGCCTCTATCTGGTTCAATGTCTCGATTCGTGCAGATCTGGCTGAGATTGCTATTGGCGACAGGAGCAATATACAGGACAATGCCATCGTCCATGTCGACAAGGGGAAACCTGTAGCCATCGGTTCCGGGGTAACCATCGGACACGGAGCCATCATCCACAGCTGCACCATTGGTGATGACTGTCTCATCGGGATGGGAGCGATCATCATGAATGGCTCGGTCATCGGAGAAGAGAGCATTGTCGGTGCCGGTGCCCTTATCACGGAACATAAAACATTTCCGGCAAGGAGTCTCATCATTGGTTCTCCGGCGAAGGCGGTTCGAACGCTTACAGAGGAAGAGATCGAAGCGATTAAAGAAAATTGCAGAGAGTATGTTGCATTGGCGGAAAAGTACCATCGCAAGGAGCGGGAAAATTAA